A single window of Bombus affinis isolate iyBomAffi1 chromosome 15, iyBomAffi1.2, whole genome shotgun sequence DNA harbors:
- the LOC126925086 gene encoding neurexin-4 isoform X2, which translates to MNTIRCFVFVFAIASNSFTSAYDECNDPLLDRAHLTATTSLPNRGPKNARLNGGSTWSPELSSYDQHLTVELGDRYEIRSIATRGRAHTNEYVTEYIVQYSDDGQAWASYESQDGVDEMFKGNIDGDTIKLNKFEVPIIAQWIRINPTRWRDRISLRIELYGCGYVSDILSFNGSSLLRYDLLREPIETDRHFIRFRFKTNNADGILMYSRGTQGDYIALQLKDNRMILNIDLGSDIMTSLSVGSLLDDNMWHDVLISRNRKNISFSVDRVLIRGRIKGEFHRLDLNRALYIGGVPNKQDGLVVNQNFTGCIENFYLNATSIIHDLKETGITGENLRYYKVNTLYSCPEPPIIPVTFLTHGSYARLKGYEGVSSLNASLTFRTYEDRGIILYHQFTSPGFVKLFLEDGRLKVDIQTKGSPLVTLDNFDEKFNDGKWHQVILTISKNNLILNVDGTPMRTRRILDMITGPVYMIGGMTGIESNRGFVGCMRMISIDGNYKLPTDWKEEEYCCKNEIVFDACQMMDRCNPNPCKHSGVCRQNSDEFFCDCANTGYTGAVCHTSLNPLSCEAYKNINSVSQRADIKIDVDGSGPLKPFPVVCEFYTDGRVRTILRHNNERITPVDGFQEPGSFEQDIIYDADMDQIEALLNRSTNCRQRISYECRLSKLFNSPVPQGDYFRPNSWWVSRNNQKMDYWGGALPGSRKCECGILGNCADPTKWCNCDADLDTILEDSGDITEKEYLPVKQLRFGDTGTPVDDKMGHYTLGPLICEGDGSNLPWLITKVRSDLFKNVVTFRIVDATINLPTFDIGHSGDIYFEFKTTIENAVIIHSKGPTDYIKISINSGNQIQFQYLAGSGPLTVSVQTSYKLADNRWHSVSVERNRKEARIVIDGALKNEVREPPGPVRALHLTSDLVVGATTDYRDGYVGCIRALLLNGQLQDLRSYARQSLYGISEGCMGKCESNPCLNNGTCHERYDGYSCDCRWTAFKGPICADEIGVNMRPSSMIKYDFMGSWRSTISEKIRVGFTTTNPKGFLLGLFSNISGEYMTIMVSNSGHLRVVFDFGFERQEVIFPNKHFGLGQYHDVRVGRKDSGATLILQVDNYEPKEFPFNIKTSADAQFNNIQYMYIGRNESMTEGFAGCISRVEFDDIYPLKLLFQEDGPGNVRSLGTPLTEDFCGVEPITHPPDIVETRPPPQVDEEKVRAAYNETDTAILGSVLTVIIIALVIMTVLIGRYMSRHKGEYLTQEDKGAEIALDPDSAVVHSATGHQVQKKKEWFI; encoded by the exons ATGAATACTATCAGGTGTTTTGTGTTCGTTTTCGCAATTGCAAGTAATTCATTCACCTCTGCGT ATGATGAATGTAACGATCCACTTTTGGACAGAGCTCACTTAACAGCTACCACATCATTACCTAACAGAGGTCCAAAAAATGCCAGGCTTAATG GAGGTTCTACGTGGTCACCAGAGCTTAGCAGTTATGATCAACATCTTACTGTGGAACTGGGGGACAGATATGAGATACGCAGCATAGCTACACGAGGTCGTGCACATACTAATGAATATGTGACAGAGTATATTGTCCAGTACTCTGATGATGGGCAAGCCTGGGCCAGTTATGAAAGCCAGGATGGTGTAGATGAG aTGTTTAAAGGCAACATAGATGGTGATACAATAAAacttaataaatttgaagtacCAATTATTGCACAATGGATAAGAATAAATCCAACCCGATGGCGGGATAGAATATCGTTAAGAATAGAATTGTATGGATGTGGTTATG TGTCCGACATTCTTTCCTTCAATGGTTCATCTCTTTTACGGTATGATTTATTGAGGGAACCAATAGAAACTGACAGACATTTTATACGCTTCCGGTTCAAAACGAACAATGCAGATGGTATTTTAATGTACTCTCGCGGGACACAAGGGGATTATATAGCTTTACAATTAAAAGACAACAGAATGATATTAAATATAGATTTGGGGTCTGATATCATGACTAGTTTGTCTGTTGGTAGCCTTTTGGATGACAATATGTGGCATGATGTTCTAATATCGCGTAACAGGAAGAATATCTCATTTTCTGTAGATAGGGTATTAATTAGGGGAAGGATAAAAGGAGAGTTTCATAGACTGGATTTAAATAGAGCA TTATATATAGGTGGTGTACCTAACaaacaagatggattggtagtCAATCAAAATTTTACAGGGTGTatagaaaatttttatctaaATGCGACTAGCATTATTCACGATTTAAAGGAAACAGGAATTACCGGGGAGAATCTAAGATATTACAAAGTGAATACGCTTTATAGCTGTCCAGAACCACCTATAATCCCTGTAACATTTTTAACTCACGGCTCATATGCCAGACTTAAAGGATACGAGGGAGTATCTTCTTTGAATGCTTCCCTCACTTTTAGGACATACGAAGATAGaggaattattttatatcatcAATTTACTTCACCTGGTTTCGTAAAG cTATTTTTGGAAGATGGTAGATTGAAAGTTGATATTCAAACGAAAGGAAGTCCTCTAGTAACTTTAGACAATTTCGATGAAAAGTTCAATGACGGAAAATGGCATCAAGTTATATTAACAATTTCAAAGAATAACCTTATCCTAAATGTCGATGGAACACCTATGAGGACGAGACGTATATTAGATATGATCACAGGACCTGTTTACATGATTGGTGGTATGACAGGAATAGAGAGCAACCGCGGTTTCGTTGGTTGTATGAGAATGATTAGTATCGATGGCAACTATAAGCTACCAACCGACTGGAAGGAAGAGGAATACTGTTGCAAGAACGAAATTGTCTTCGATGCATGTCAAATGATGGATCGTTGCAATCCAAATCCGTGCAAACATTCTGGTGTATGCCGTCAAAATTCTGATGAATTCTTCTGTGATTGTGCCAATACAGGATATACAGGAGCTGTCTGTCACACTTCCTTGAATCCTCTATCATGCGAAGCATATAAAAACATAAACTCAGTCAGTCAACGAGCAGATATCAAAATAGACGTTGATGGAAGCGGTCCTTTGAAACCATTCCCGGTAGTTTGTGAATTCTATACAGACGGACGCGTGAGAACTATCTTGCGACATAACAATGAACGCATTACACCTGTGGATGGATTCCAAGAGCCAGGTAGTTTTGAACAAGATATCATTTACGACGCGGACATGGATCAAATCGAAGCTCTTCTTAATCGATCCACGAATTGTAGACAAAGGATCAGTTATGAATGTAGACTTTCTAAACTGTTCAATTCTCCag TACCACAAGGAGATTATTTCAGACCAAACTCGTGGTGGGTCAGTAGAAATAATCAGAAAATGGACTACTGGGGAGGAGCATTACCAGGTTCACGTAAATGCGAATGCGGTATACTTGGAAATTGCGCGGATCCTACAAAATGGTGCAATTGTGATGCTGATTTGGATACTATCTTAGAAGACAGCGGAGACATCACTGAAAAGGAATATCTTCCAGTTAAACAATTACGATTTGGTGATACTGGTACACCGGTGGACGATAAAATGGGTCATTATACGCTTGGGCCACTTATTTGTGAGGGAGATG GTTCTAATTTACCTTGGTTGATTACCAAGGTAAGATCAG ATCTGTTCAAGAACGTAGTAACATTCCGCATCGTTGATGCTACCATCAACCTACCAACCTTTGATATCGGTCACAGCGGTGATATTTATTTCGAGTTTAAAACGACCATCGAAAACGCTGTTATAATTCATAGCAAGGGACCCACAGATTATATAAAGATTTCTATAAATAGTGGAAATCAGATTCAGTTCCAGTATTTAGCAGGTAGTGGCCCACTTACGGTCAGTGTACAAACCTCGTACAAATTAGCTGATAATCGATGGCATTCCGTGTCGGTTGAAAGAAATCGTAAGGAAGCTAGAATCGTAATCGATGGAGCGTTAAAGAATGAAGTAAGGGAACCTCCAGGGCCAGTACGAGCTCTTCATCTCACATCGGATCTCGTGGTTGGCGCCACGACAGATTATAGAGATGGTTACGTTGGGTGTATCAGAGCTCTCCTTTTGAATGGTCAGTTGCAAGATCTGAGAAGTTATGCTCGTCAAAGTTTATATGGAATTTCTGAAGGTTGTATGGGTAAATGCGAAAGCAATCCGTGCCTTAACAATGGCACGTGCCATGAAAGATACGATGGATATTCTTGTGACTGTCGATGGACTGCATTTAAAGGTCCAATTTGCGCAGATG AAATTGGAGTAAATATGCGTCCAAGTTCAATGATAAAGTACGACTTCATGGGTAGCTGGCGTTCCACTATCTCTGAAAAAATCAGAGTTGGTTTTACAACGACGAATCCGAAAGGATTTTTACTCGGCCTGTTTTCGAACATCTCTGGAGAATATATGACAATTATGGTCTCAAATAGCGGGCATTTGCGTGTCGTTTTCGATTTCGGTTTTGAACGACAAGAAGTTATTTTCCCTAATAAGCACTTCGGTCTGGGACAGTATCATGATGTTAGGGTAGGCAGGAAGGATTCAGGAGCGACACTCATTTTGCAAGTCGATAATTACGAGCCGAAAGAATTCCCCTTTAACATTAAAACCTCAGCCGATGCacaatttaataatatacaGTATATGTATATAGGAAGAAACGAATCCATGACAGAAGGTTTTGCTGGTTGCATATCTAGAGTAGAATTTGACGATATTTACCCTTTGAAGTTACTATTCCAGGAAGATGGGCCTGGAAACGTTCGTTCTTTGGGTACTCCTCTCACGGAAGATTTCTGTGGCGTGGAACCAATCACGCATCCGCCTGATATCGTAGAAACTCGTCCACCACCGCAAGTAGATGAAGAAAAAGTTCGAGCTGCTTACAACGAAACCGACACCGCGATTTTAGGAAGCGTGTTGACAGTCATTATTATAGCATTAGTTATAATGACAGTACTTATAGGAAGATACATGTCAAGACACAAAGGCGAATATTTGACCCAGGAGGATAAGGGTGCTGAAATAGCACTGGATCCAGACTCAGCGGTAGTTCATTCTGCTACTGGTCATCAAgttcaaaaaaagaaagaatggtTTATTTAA
- the LOC126925086 gene encoding neurexin-4 isoform X3 has product MNTIRCFVFVFAIASNSFTSAYDECNDPLLDRAHLTATTSLPNRGPKNARLNGGSTWSPELSSYDQHLTVELGDRYEIRSIATRGRAHTNEYVTEYIVQYSDDGQAWASYESQDGVDEMFKGNIDGDTIKLNKFEVPIIAQWIRINPTRWRDRISLRIELYGCGYVSDILSFNGSSLLRYDLLREPIETDRHFIRFRFKTNNADGILMYSRGTQGDYIALQLKDNRMILNIDLGSDIMTSLSVGSLLDDNMWHDVLISRNRKNISFSVDRVLIRGRIKGEFHRLDLNRALYIGGVPNKQDGLVVNQNFTGCIENFYLNATSIIHDLKETGITGENLRYYKVNTLYSCPEPPIIPVTFLTHGSYARLKGYEGVSSLNASLTFRTYEDRGIILYHQFTSPGFVKLFLEDGRLKVDIQTKGSPLVTLDNFDEKFNDGKWHQVILTISKNNLILNVDGTPMRTRRILDMITGPVYMIGGMTGIESNRGFVGCMRMISIDGNYKLPTDWKEEEYCCKNEIVFDACQMMDRCNPNPCKHSGVCRQNSDEFFCDCANTGYTGAVCHTSLNPLSCEAYKNINSVSQRADIKIDVDGSGPLKPFPVVCEFYTDGRVRTILRHNNERITPVDGFQEPGSFEQDIIYDADMDQIEALLNRSTNCRQRISYECRLSKLFNSPVPQGDYFRPNSWWVSRNNQKMDYWGGALPGSRKCECGILGNCADPTKWCNCDADLDTILEDSGDITEKEYLPVKQLRFGDTGTPVDDKMGHYTLGPLICEGDDLFKNVVTFRIVDATINLPTFDIGHSGDIYFEFKTTIENAVIIHSKGPTDYIKISINSGNQIQFQYLAGSGPLTVSVQTSYKLADNRWHSVSVERNRKEARIVIDGALKNEVREPPGPVRALHLTSDLVVGATTDYRDGYVGCIRALLLNGQLQDLRSYARQSLYGISEGCMGKCESNPCLNNGTCHERYDGYSCDCRWTAFKGPICADEIGVNMRPSSMIKYDFMGSWRSTISEKIRVGFTTTNPKGFLLGLFSNISGEYMTIMVSNSGHLRVVFDFGFERQEVIFPNKHFGLGQYHDVRVGRKDSGATLILQVDNYEPKEFPFNIKTSADAQFNNIQYMYIGRNESMTEGFAGCISRVEFDDIYPLKLLFQEDGPGNVRSLGTPLTEDFCGVEPITHPPDIVETRPPPQVDEEKVRAAYNETDTAILGSVLTVIIIALVIMTVLIGRYMSRHKGEYLTQEDKGAEIALDPDSAVVHSATGHQVQKKKEWFI; this is encoded by the exons ATGAATACTATCAGGTGTTTTGTGTTCGTTTTCGCAATTGCAAGTAATTCATTCACCTCTGCGT ATGATGAATGTAACGATCCACTTTTGGACAGAGCTCACTTAACAGCTACCACATCATTACCTAACAGAGGTCCAAAAAATGCCAGGCTTAATG GAGGTTCTACGTGGTCACCAGAGCTTAGCAGTTATGATCAACATCTTACTGTGGAACTGGGGGACAGATATGAGATACGCAGCATAGCTACACGAGGTCGTGCACATACTAATGAATATGTGACAGAGTATATTGTCCAGTACTCTGATGATGGGCAAGCCTGGGCCAGTTATGAAAGCCAGGATGGTGTAGATGAG aTGTTTAAAGGCAACATAGATGGTGATACAATAAAacttaataaatttgaagtacCAATTATTGCACAATGGATAAGAATAAATCCAACCCGATGGCGGGATAGAATATCGTTAAGAATAGAATTGTATGGATGTGGTTATG TGTCCGACATTCTTTCCTTCAATGGTTCATCTCTTTTACGGTATGATTTATTGAGGGAACCAATAGAAACTGACAGACATTTTATACGCTTCCGGTTCAAAACGAACAATGCAGATGGTATTTTAATGTACTCTCGCGGGACACAAGGGGATTATATAGCTTTACAATTAAAAGACAACAGAATGATATTAAATATAGATTTGGGGTCTGATATCATGACTAGTTTGTCTGTTGGTAGCCTTTTGGATGACAATATGTGGCATGATGTTCTAATATCGCGTAACAGGAAGAATATCTCATTTTCTGTAGATAGGGTATTAATTAGGGGAAGGATAAAAGGAGAGTTTCATAGACTGGATTTAAATAGAGCA TTATATATAGGTGGTGTACCTAACaaacaagatggattggtagtCAATCAAAATTTTACAGGGTGTatagaaaatttttatctaaATGCGACTAGCATTATTCACGATTTAAAGGAAACAGGAATTACCGGGGAGAATCTAAGATATTACAAAGTGAATACGCTTTATAGCTGTCCAGAACCACCTATAATCCCTGTAACATTTTTAACTCACGGCTCATATGCCAGACTTAAAGGATACGAGGGAGTATCTTCTTTGAATGCTTCCCTCACTTTTAGGACATACGAAGATAGaggaattattttatatcatcAATTTACTTCACCTGGTTTCGTAAAG cTATTTTTGGAAGATGGTAGATTGAAAGTTGATATTCAAACGAAAGGAAGTCCTCTAGTAACTTTAGACAATTTCGATGAAAAGTTCAATGACGGAAAATGGCATCAAGTTATATTAACAATTTCAAAGAATAACCTTATCCTAAATGTCGATGGAACACCTATGAGGACGAGACGTATATTAGATATGATCACAGGACCTGTTTACATGATTGGTGGTATGACAGGAATAGAGAGCAACCGCGGTTTCGTTGGTTGTATGAGAATGATTAGTATCGATGGCAACTATAAGCTACCAACCGACTGGAAGGAAGAGGAATACTGTTGCAAGAACGAAATTGTCTTCGATGCATGTCAAATGATGGATCGTTGCAATCCAAATCCGTGCAAACATTCTGGTGTATGCCGTCAAAATTCTGATGAATTCTTCTGTGATTGTGCCAATACAGGATATACAGGAGCTGTCTGTCACACTTCCTTGAATCCTCTATCATGCGAAGCATATAAAAACATAAACTCAGTCAGTCAACGAGCAGATATCAAAATAGACGTTGATGGAAGCGGTCCTTTGAAACCATTCCCGGTAGTTTGTGAATTCTATACAGACGGACGCGTGAGAACTATCTTGCGACATAACAATGAACGCATTACACCTGTGGATGGATTCCAAGAGCCAGGTAGTTTTGAACAAGATATCATTTACGACGCGGACATGGATCAAATCGAAGCTCTTCTTAATCGATCCACGAATTGTAGACAAAGGATCAGTTATGAATGTAGACTTTCTAAACTGTTCAATTCTCCag TACCACAAGGAGATTATTTCAGACCAAACTCGTGGTGGGTCAGTAGAAATAATCAGAAAATGGACTACTGGGGAGGAGCATTACCAGGTTCACGTAAATGCGAATGCGGTATACTTGGAAATTGCGCGGATCCTACAAAATGGTGCAATTGTGATGCTGATTTGGATACTATCTTAGAAGACAGCGGAGACATCACTGAAAAGGAATATCTTCCAGTTAAACAATTACGATTTGGTGATACTGGTACACCGGTGGACGATAAAATGGGTCATTATACGCTTGGGCCACTTATTTGTGAGGGAGATG ATCTGTTCAAGAACGTAGTAACATTCCGCATCGTTGATGCTACCATCAACCTACCAACCTTTGATATCGGTCACAGCGGTGATATTTATTTCGAGTTTAAAACGACCATCGAAAACGCTGTTATAATTCATAGCAAGGGACCCACAGATTATATAAAGATTTCTATAAATAGTGGAAATCAGATTCAGTTCCAGTATTTAGCAGGTAGTGGCCCACTTACGGTCAGTGTACAAACCTCGTACAAATTAGCTGATAATCGATGGCATTCCGTGTCGGTTGAAAGAAATCGTAAGGAAGCTAGAATCGTAATCGATGGAGCGTTAAAGAATGAAGTAAGGGAACCTCCAGGGCCAGTACGAGCTCTTCATCTCACATCGGATCTCGTGGTTGGCGCCACGACAGATTATAGAGATGGTTACGTTGGGTGTATCAGAGCTCTCCTTTTGAATGGTCAGTTGCAAGATCTGAGAAGTTATGCTCGTCAAAGTTTATATGGAATTTCTGAAGGTTGTATGGGTAAATGCGAAAGCAATCCGTGCCTTAACAATGGCACGTGCCATGAAAGATACGATGGATATTCTTGTGACTGTCGATGGACTGCATTTAAAGGTCCAATTTGCGCAGATG AAATTGGAGTAAATATGCGTCCAAGTTCAATGATAAAGTACGACTTCATGGGTAGCTGGCGTTCCACTATCTCTGAAAAAATCAGAGTTGGTTTTACAACGACGAATCCGAAAGGATTTTTACTCGGCCTGTTTTCGAACATCTCTGGAGAATATATGACAATTATGGTCTCAAATAGCGGGCATTTGCGTGTCGTTTTCGATTTCGGTTTTGAACGACAAGAAGTTATTTTCCCTAATAAGCACTTCGGTCTGGGACAGTATCATGATGTTAGGGTAGGCAGGAAGGATTCAGGAGCGACACTCATTTTGCAAGTCGATAATTACGAGCCGAAAGAATTCCCCTTTAACATTAAAACCTCAGCCGATGCacaatttaataatatacaGTATATGTATATAGGAAGAAACGAATCCATGACAGAAGGTTTTGCTGGTTGCATATCTAGAGTAGAATTTGACGATATTTACCCTTTGAAGTTACTATTCCAGGAAGATGGGCCTGGAAACGTTCGTTCTTTGGGTACTCCTCTCACGGAAGATTTCTGTGGCGTGGAACCAATCACGCATCCGCCTGATATCGTAGAAACTCGTCCACCACCGCAAGTAGATGAAGAAAAAGTTCGAGCTGCTTACAACGAAACCGACACCGCGATTTTAGGAAGCGTGTTGACAGTCATTATTATAGCATTAGTTATAATGACAGTACTTATAGGAAGATACATGTCAAGACACAAAGGCGAATATTTGACCCAGGAGGATAAGGGTGCTGAAATAGCACTGGATCCAGACTCAGCGGTAGTTCATTCTGCTACTGGTCATCAAgttcaaaaaaagaaagaatggtTTATTTAA